ATCCTTCTAGCGCGAAAACTTAGTGAGACGAGCTTAATAAGAAGAAAATGAACCAGCAGCACATTATAttatattaatttatcaaatatcaATCTAGCCGGACAAGGCTTTGTTTTTGTGTCACTTCTCACTTTCAAATgtaaattttagtaatttttggaataaaatttgaTTTGAAGAAGTTAGTGTTTCGAAAAAAGAATATTTTATGTAAAATTTTATCTCAGTTCAATATATTGAAAAAAGATTGTCAAAAATCAATAGCCAACATTTGATAAAATATTCTTCTAACGAAGAAAATAATATTACCTTGTAACTGTGTATATCATTAATCAATCGGGCCACAGCAGCTGTACAATTGCATAAGGCACTGACCTCAGAACTTTCTATGACATCCTTGGACAGTTTTGGTCCAAGAAGATATAGTGATGTGAGAACAAAACATGGAACACCAATAGTTACACATGCAACAGACAAGTACTCCTCTATGCTTGGGGTAGTTGATTTAATTTTCCAAAGGTCCAATTCCACCAGCATACACTTCAACATATCAATCCACTATAACAAGATATATTTCTAGTCAATcgaaaagaaagaaatataagcatgaaaaaaaaattgatttagagaatatataataattaatgtACTTCTTCATACCAAGTTAATAAGGTGATCTTTGACACATCGACCTTGCTTAGTTTCCGCCTTTGCCGCAATTTCCTCTACCATTTTGTAAAGTGCCAAAAAGAAAATTCTAACCCTCTCTGAACGGAATCCGACGGTTGAGTATCCCTCCCATCTATAGTGAAAGTGTTAACATAATATGTGAAAGAGTATGAGTATCTAATCCAAAATTTCAAGGTAATCGGGTGGAGTATCCCAGGACCATTAATTAAACTCTTTTGGAAACTATTACACAACCGATAAGGGACAAGTATAACATTCTCTAATACTCTCTTGCAACACAGCCTGGTTCTACGGTTTGTTTCtgttttgattattatttttaaagtaGAAAGAGAAGAGTCTCAACAAATTGTGATCTTCAAGAGTTAAGTAGATTAGGCTCAACATGATAATTGATAAGTTAGGCCATAGCAATGTTAGTGGCTTAATGgtctgaatgaaaaaaaaaaagttttggctctgataccatgtgaaagAATATTAGTATAAATCCAAAACCATAAAGCTATGAATGAAGTAGCCTAGGATCATAAACTCAAGTGCCTCTAAAAAATGTGAGTTGAAAAACATAGGTCAAAGGATTTTGTTGATATATtataagaaaagagaaaacaataCCTCTCTACTAATTCGATGATGTTTTGCAGTTCTTCTTTGCAAATAAAACAATCGAAGAAATCATCCACCGCTGTTATTATTATGGCGTACTTTGCATATGCTAGACGAGCATCAGCATATTCAGGTTCAAAGAGTATGGCAGCAATTATGAAGTAACTAGTGTATAAGTACTGTTGTGATAATCCTACTTGTTCGAGTTTGCAATCTGTGAACCACCtacattcatatatatatatataattatcaaCAAAATGaagttgtttaatatatatatataattatcaaCAAAATGAAGTTGTTTAAGAATGACAAGGTCTAGTCAAGCTAATCAGTGTAGATACCTTTTCATCTGTTGAAGTTCTTCTTTGTGTCGGGTTTGGCACAAGTTAAAATCGTGTTCTGAGAACTTTAGCAAGTCTATGTTGTTAATACCGGAAGAcctaaaagagagaaagagagagaccCCACATAATAATATGACCAATTTTTAAGGACTTCCAACTTCGATAGAAAATGTACCATTACATTTTATTTAAAGTAGCTTGTATTTTTTCTTGCTACCCATATTAAGCGTTAGCATACCAATGTTCACTGACATATGTTGTTTAAGTTGAAGGCGGTGGGCATTGCTACAACCGTAACTCTGATCCGCCCATATACAGATGTGGATCTAGAATTTTCAGTACATGAATGTATTACTAaaataaaaagaggaaaaatgtATTAAATAGAAGCATGGATGCCAACAGTTAATATTAtaccaattttaaaaaatatgtacataaaatatctaattttgagGAGATCATGGGTTTGCGTGCCCCATAATCTCTCCTATAAATCTTTCCCTGTCCACACGTTTAAATGCAGaagagaataataagaataaacaAAACATATATACTACTTTTAGTAAGAGTTTACGTTACATACATCATTAATGTAAAGTTTTTTTAACCGTCACTCAAATAATATTTACAGGTAAGCCTCCTTAAAATGTGAGATTTATAATCTTGAAAACAATATAGATTACCTGCAATAATTGGCAAATGTAACCCGCTGACGGTACATATTATCTAAAATCTTATAGTAATAGTGTCAGAATTATACCTGTAAGCCGCTTTTAAGATCTTAAAACTGTCCATTTTGTATGACTCGATGTAACGTCTAGTTTCCACTCGATCAAATGTGCCATAAAATTTCCTCATAGCAAATTCCATCTGATATTTAATTGACTCGCTAGTAatggaatatcataaaattgaaaattacaaagaATGTTTTTTGAATGGCCTAATTTATATACAGGTGATACCTCCTTCTTTGACCTATCAGGGATGTGCTTGTCCAAGAGTTTTTGCTCCATAAAATTCCTTGTCCAAGTACTTATTTTATCTAAAATGTGATCTTTCCTTTCATGAATAGCCACCTGTGAAGCTCGGTGAAGTTCGAGAATTGCAACGTGATTCATAAGTTTCCCACTTGATGTTGTAAAGAAATGTTCTTGGTCGACAAATCCTTCAAGTTCTACTGCAGAAAGAAAGTAACAATTTATTGGTGCATAAGTAAAAGGACAGCCCGGTGcattaagctcccgctatgcgcgaggtccggggaagggccgaacCATAAGGGTATATTCTaagcagccttaccctgcatttttgcaaaAGGCTATTTGCACGGCCTGAACTTGTGACcaacaactttaccaattacgACAAATAACTTTACCAATTACGACAAGACACCCCTTATATTATTGGTGCATaggtaaaaatttaattttctgaGTTTTTAGTTACAAACCTGAGGAAACTTCATAGTTATTCATCCGTAAAAGTCGAAACGCCATGGCACAATGAGCAACGTCTGAAAaaatttcttcattcttttctagcCAAAGCCTATTCATAATTCAGCATTAATattaataaaagttttaaaaagataAATTGTATAAACCATGAAGATCATTTCAAATTACCTGTATATTTCATCTAGTACTCTTTTGACTTCTGTTTTAAAATACCGATCTACTCCAAGATTTTGAAGGGCATCAACTAAGAAGAGATTTGAATGTATCTTTGTAGGGCAAATAGTGGGGACTATAAGAATAACGAAAAAGATTATATTAGTAATGCTGAAATATGTAGCTTAGACAGGTTGTACAGTGTATTATTTAAAGGAGTACACTTCTAGAAGGTTCATAAATTAGTGTTAGTTATTGATCTTTGTAATTAGCTGTTAGTTAGTTATTGGTTAGAAGTTAGTTTACAGTGTCTTTAAATACTCAGGTGTACAACTCATTATTAGTTAGATGATTTGGGATCGAGAGGATTTTGACCAAGGGTTCATTTGGGTCATTCAAGGCAAGTTTTTATCGATGTTTTGTGCTCATTAAAGTTAATTAATTCTAGTATGAATAGTGTTGGACTTATTTGAACGATATCGTTTTGAACTTCTAATGAAATGGCTAGATTCCATAACACATTTAATAGATGAATTGGAGTTAAAATTCAAGGATTGATATCAAATGGTGAAATAAGAATTTTTGTGAAAGTCATGTGAAGTTGGACCTAAGTACTACGTACTTAGTTGGTATTGTTATGAAGCGTTATTGATATATGAACTCATATATCACTACTAAAAAACGgccaatttccgaccgaaataTTCCGACCGGAAAAAGTAGTCGCAAATTTCTgacgaaatcggtcggaaattgcataaaaatatatttttcaatttttaataataattacgGCTGATATTCCGTCTATATCCGTCGTAAATTTTGGCGAAAAATACCGCATAACTGTTATCGACTAATTCGGTCGGAATTTTTTATTAAAACGAGGTTCGACTATTTGacctattttcttttaaaaccccCCTGacccctttcttttttctttccctgttttcttccttctctcttctctctctcacactcaaacctCCCCTCTCCCCCCCACCCAACCCGCCGCTGCCATCACCAATGCCACTCACCGGCGATGCCGCCTCGCTGCAGCTCCGTCGACGACCCTCAACTGCCAGAAATTCATGAGAAAACATGGGCATGATCTatctgatgatgaggatgaacaaACTGAATCTGATGTGTAGTAGTTTAGGTGTGGTATTTTGGTTGATTGGTAAACTTGATTGTGAGAGACaactttatgttttatttttaaacttgaatgtgggcTACTATTTGGATATTTTTATGTCCAAAATTGTTAGGTTTAATGGTTGGTATTGTTAGTTTAGGTTGTGTTAATGGTTGGTTTAGATTATTTTAATAGTTGGTATTGTTAGTTTAGATTATGTTAATGATTGATATTGTTGGTTTAGATTGTGTTAATGGTTGATTGGTTGTTGGCATTATTATATTGTAATAGTTTGACACGTGGTGTAGCTCCAAATTGGGCAGAATGCTGCCCAGTTTTACAGAAAATTCCGACTGATTTCCGACGGAAACAGTCGGACAGCTGCCCACATTTTGCCAAAAATTCCCAGATTTTCGACTGATGCgatcgaaaattttaaaaaaaaattaaaaagttttcGACGGATTCCGTcggaaattaaataaaatatattttttaaatattaatttccgaccgattcggtcggaaattatattttttaaatattaatttccgaccgattcggtcggaaattatatatttatattatttaattttaaataaataattattttatttatattattacgaCTGATTCGGTCGGTAAATTCCGACCACTTTGGTCGgaaatttgaaaatatttggtCGTCTAACCTTTCGAACGTTCCGACTACTTTGGTCGGAAATCACTGACGGATTTGATCGGAAATTATTTTCCGACCAACTGTTTTtcgaccgaccaattttggtcggaaAGTAGTAGGAAATTCGTGAATTCCGACCGTTTTGGCGGTCAGAATTCTGCCATTTTCCACATATATGTAGATATCCCTTTGTTGATGACGTCCGAGCTTTTTAAATAAATTGGTTCATCGTAGTACTATGTCAGAGTTTGGACTTGAGAGGTAAGTTTATTAGACTTACTCTTCTTGTGATTTTCTCTAAAGCATGATTTGAGTCAATATGTGAGTTGTTCGTAGATGTACATTTGTACTTGTGGGGAGAAGCGGTAAGGATGTCACCATGCGTCACAAGCGCTAAATTATCATACTAACATAAATTTCTTATCAGTAGAAGTACTTTATATTTTCTAGTACCCTAAAACTATTAGTCTCCTATCAAACATATCGAACATATAGTAAACATACTAACATAATTAAAACTTAATTCCAACGAATTCTAAGAAGAGATATGAAAAGTATTTTCCTTTAGGCAGATAATGGGGAAGTATTGAGATGATCTTAGTAGTGCATACCCCAATTATCGTGCAGTTTCAAGATTGAGTTCAAGTACCCAAAGCATTTCTCATCGTACTGATGGTAAATCAAGGCAGCTGCAGTAGTGGCTGGTGAATCAAAGAGCGACCCGTTGTGTCTCTGACGAAGCATCATCTCTTTCCAATGACATAATTCACCGAGCCCTTCAGCAAAATATTCTACATTTGCCATATTCCCCTCGAATTCATTCTTTAAGGCTCTATTGGTTAAAAAATGGCCCAACAAATTGATGAGTTGAAGCTAGAGTATCAAAATCTAGTACTCctttcgtttcaatttatgtgaacctattttctttttagtctgtacaaaaaaagaatgacctctttctatTTTTGGAAGGGGTGAGTGTTGCAGTCATGTTTAAATTAAAAATGAAGTTTTGCACTCTACAaattttaaactatttttttttgctttatcaTTCTTCAGAATGACATTTTCCCAAGAGACTTACTCCATAAAGTTAGGAGTTTTATAAGTCAATTTACAAATCTGCATACAAATTCGTGGAGAGGGCAAATTCTATATTCCTTTGTTCCATTTTATATGACATGTTTTTTTTAATGTCTTTTCACAAAAGAAGAATCCCATTCTTTATTTGATAACtttttgtaaacttttaatttatccttaatgagataCTTTTATAATCAAATAAATGCTATGTCATGTGTAAGTCTAGCGCACTTTAGACATGTGGCAAAAGTCATTCAATCTTCCTTAAGTTCAGTACCTAGTCAAACACCGTCGTATAATTGTTCGTGTGATCGATTAAAGGCAAGACAAATGAAGTTAGTACTTTTGGTCTCAATAATTACAGGCAAAAAATTACAGTTATTATATACCACCATGGGAGACTTTATGTGGTAAAATTTGAATTACTATGGAGTTTGAAATAAAGGATACTTTTGAAATTTATGATAAAAAAATCATAGACATTTGTGAggatatatataaaaatttctcattaagAATAAAAATGAGAAGTTTAATCTTCTCAAATTTAGAAAGtcactattttttataaaatggaCCAAAAACAAAATGTTGCCGCATAAATTGAAACAAAGGAAATAACTATCACTTATAAGTTGTTTCAAAATTTATGTTAGCTTTTTACTGTTTGGACGGATGAGTAGATGTGTAAACTTCTTCCAAAAGATTATTAACTACTAGTAGTACATTTACCTCTCCTACCCTCTATGATATTTCCTTTCATGCATATATCCATTCGTTTTTCCTATTTCTAGTCATTTATCTTTCCAATTTCAACAAAGTTTTTTTGATATTTCTCTTTGTCATGTTTGATTATTGATCTATAGATATAAAAAATATGTCCTTTTTCTTATTAATATATGAATCGAATGAGATTACGCTTAGGCCTTTTATTAAGATTTAGCTTCAGACGACTAATATTGTTGAACTTCCCCTATAATTGTTTTATACATTAGGAGTTTTTGCGCAAGGCTGCAAAACTAATAATTTCCATAATATGTAAAATGACCATTTAATAAAGAAGCATACCTTTCAATTGTTAATTCACGTTCGCAGAGCATCATATTTACAAGGTTAGGATCCAAAGGTAGATCCAAATTAAGTTTCTCTGCATAGTTGATCATGCAGGGAAATATAATTTCAAATCCTAAAGGTGAAATCTGATCCTTGTTATCGACTGCCCAACCATGCGTTTCAATAAAGCCAAGGCctaaaagaaaaatgaaggaaCTATTCAAGTAATTAATAATACTACAAAATGCAAACTCCTTTGCTCACTCTTTCTTGAACCATGTCAATAGCATTACTTGTTTTTGCACATCGTCTAGATACTTGACAATTATAACATGCAAGATGGTAACTAAACATTTTATTCTGCTTAGTGTTTACACAAACTAATGAATGCATGCATCTTTTattcatatattatattattatttaaccATATGGTTAAGTGATATACACACATTCTGtttttctctttaatttttcTCTACTaaggttaattttttttaattgaagcCATTCACCCTGCGCTATGCTGGCCCATGATGATGGGGTTCGGCATTATCTCCTACCttatatagtaaaaataaattaattagtaCACAGATGGGAGACATAAAATCAAAACCGCTTCAAACAAGATACAGACAAGCAAACTTCTTACTGTTGGTCTGTGACCTGTTACAAAGGACCACCCTGAACGCTTGCTAATGGGAGATCAATTAGCTTACAAGATATATCTTTTATTCATATATTATTTAACCTTTGGAGCTAAGCTACACTAAGATATATAATTgatttgtaaacaattaaaattttaatattttgacaCTACACcgaaaaaattaattcaaatgaTGTAATTTCTTCAGGTCAGTTTTAAAATGAGTGACACCTTTATATATTTGGAcaaaatttaactttaaattttttgttttataACCAAAAAAATATCATTGCATATTTACGACCACAAATTTCAAAGAAATCGTTCTTCTAAACTCGGTGTCATTTACCTCTTTGGACTTGGTTATCTCCAATTCTCCATTTGCGAAGGGCAAGCAAAGATGCTAGAGTGGAAGAAAGGGAGTCTTTTACAAGCAATGGATGGCTAGGATTTAGGCCCCAAGATCCATCTTCTCTTTGATTTTCAAGAATCCAATCTAAGCACTGAGGAAAACATGGTTGGTTCATAGAATATCTTGAAGGGACCATAGCTACCCATGCTGTGTCATAGGAAGAAGGAGATAGCTCTATTTTTCCAAATGTTTCCCTTATTCTCTCCTTTGCCTCTTCCTGCAACCACCATTGCTTTATTAAGGGCATTTACACAAATGGCCTTTTCTAGGCCACTTTTTAAAATTCTGTCTCAGTTACTCCAGTTGGCTAAATTTGTATGCAAAAAGAAATAGCATACCATTGATGAAGCAGTACTGTGGCTGCATCTTACTCTACATGGTCTGTGGCAAATTGCATCTTCTTCGAACAAGGAGACACAGAAATTTTATCAAAAAAGAGACTGAAATTAGTTATAAAAGAATTGAATGATACTTATCTTCTTGTAACGTATAGTAATAAAAATTATGTGTCTTACTGGTTACTGAACCTAATTTGATATTTCCCAACTTATGATCAGGAAGTGGTATGATTTTGCTTCTCAGTCCAAGTATCATTCTAAACGGCAAACTCGGTTTTTTCTTTCtacttttttttgggggggggggggggggggtggggggacAGGGAAATGTAGAGAGATATAGAGAGCACAAGAGTAGAATGGTATATCAATGTCGAACTATTTATAGTTTATTTGGCAATATTTTTTTAATCCATTAAAAAAATAACTTtctaatttataaataatttaatttaaacttttaattttatttttaataataagaTAAGATTTCGTAATAATACAAATGTTATATCTTTTTTAAGACTAGAAGTgtcacaagtttcaaaaaaatCTTCCTTTCTTTTTAACATGAAATATTATGTATGTATTGTCACGGGTCCTACTAATACCATCACATATATGGAAAAACTACTATACTCAAAATGggctgaaattcagccaaaattcaATATATGGGTTACAGAAAAAAATTATGTTCATTTATTAGCCGATTTCATATTAAAACAATAATAAATGTGAACGGCTAGATTTTAGTGCTATTGAGAGCTATCGATTGAAATCTTCTGTTTAATGACTAGACTAGACTATAGAGTAGCAATtaaacaaattatattatttcctTTACTTTTCTAAAAAGATCAGACCACCAAGTGTGGCGAAGGATTAGGCCTGATCCCTACTCATAGATTATTAATAACCAAAAAGGGAATATATTGAAGAGAGACACTACATGCCTAATCTGCATATTTACGTACAAGATGATGATTCAAAAGGTTCAATCCTTGAAAAGCAGTAATCAACACATCAGAAACTATGCTAAGATTGAGCACATTCCTCTCCTTAATTACAATTTGGATGTGGTATAGTAATAGTTGAAATTTAACCTCgggtgattcttgttgtatacgggtggtacctcggttgtggtTCTTGTTGTGTACAAGGTGGTACCTCGTCCAtaattcttgttgtttatctcatgttgtAAAGAGTTATTGGTGAAATACtcgttgttgtttttattcttccttgtcttaTCAGTTTGGATCCGTATTTGACTTTGGTGGTTCCCTTTAATTGCTTCCATTATATTATCTATGCTTACAAATTCTGGTATTAGTTTACATTTatcggctatttttaatttaagcggCTGAGGGAGCTACCATTAGGCGCAGTTCATTACCGTTTTTGCCATCAATAAACACAAGCACTGTTTTGTTTCTTAGGTGGCATAAGGAAGACTAAATAATCTCATCATATATTATACATAAATCAGTCAATGCAATTTAACCAATATGTTAGGATCGAAAACTCGGGTAATGCgtaatttagccaaacaacggtataatggcaataacaaagacaatgaaagttgataacaatgacaattaaagtagataaagaagacaaaaatttaacgtggttcggtcaaagtgacctacgtccacaagcagagatgagcaatttactataacaataagaatacaaaagagagtataaaattagagt
This DNA window, taken from Nicotiana tabacum cultivar K326 chromosome 15, ASM71507v2, whole genome shotgun sequence, encodes the following:
- the LOC142169412 gene encoding cis-abienol synthase, chloroplastic-like isoform X11, which encodes MILGLRSKIIPLPDHKLGNIKLGSVTKDAICHRPCRVRCSHSTASSMEEAKERIRETFGKIELSPSSYDTAWVAMVPSRYSMNQPCFPQCLDWILENQREDGSWGLNPSHPLLVKDSLSSTLASLLALRKWRIGDNQVQRVPTICPTKIHSNLFLVDALQNLGVDRYFKTEVKRVLDEIYRLWLEKNEEIFSDVAHCAMAFRLLRMNNYEVSSVELEGFVDQEHFFTTSSGKLMNHVAILELHRASQVAIHERKDHILDKISTWTRNFMEQKLLDKHIPDRSKKEMEFAMRKFYGTFDRVETRRYIESYKMDSFKILKAAYRSSGINNIDLLKFSEHDFNLCQTRHKEELQQMKRWFTDCKLEQVGLSQQYLYTSYFIIAAILFEPEYADARLAYAKYAIIITAVDDFFDCFICKEELQNIIELVERWEGYSTVGFRSERVRIFFLALYKMVEEIAAKAETKQGRCVKDHLINLWIDMLKCMLVELDLWKIKSTTPSIEEYLSVACVTIGVPCFVLTSLYLLGPKLSKDVIESSEVSALCNCTAAVARLINDIHSYKREQAESSTNMVSILITQSQGTISEEEAIRQIKEMMESKRRELLGMVLQNKESQLPQVCKDLFWTTINAAYSIHTHGDGYRFPEEFKNHINDVIYKPLNQYSP
- the LOC142169412 gene encoding cis-abienol synthase, chloroplastic-like isoform X10 yields the protein MILGLRSKIIPLPDHKLGNIKLGSVTNAICHRPCRVRCSHSTASSMEEAKERIRETFGKIELSPSSYDTAWVAMVPSRYSMNQPCFPQCLDWILENQREDGSWGLNPSHPLLVKDSLSSTLASLLALRKWRIGDNQVQRGLGFIETHGWAVDNKDQISPLGFEIIFPCMINYAEKLNLDLPLDPNLVNMMLCERELTIERALKNEFEGNMANVEYFAEGLGELCHWKEMMLRQRHNGSLFDSPATTAAALIYHQYDEKCFGYLNSILKLHDNWVPTICPTKIHSNLFLVDALQNLGVDRYFKTEVKRVLDEIYRLWLEKNEEIFSDVAHCAMAFRLLRMNNYEVSSELEGFVDQEHFFTTSSGKLMNHVAILELHRASQVAIHERKDHILDKISTWTRNFMEQKLLDKHIPDRSKKEMEFAMRKFYGTFDRVETRRYIESYKMDSFKILKAAYRWEGYSTVGFRSERVRIFFLALYKMVEEIAAKAETKQGRCVKDHLINLWIDMLKCMLVELDLWKIKSTTPSIEEYLSVACVTIGVPCFVLTSLYLLGPKLSKDVIESSEVSALCNCTAAVARLINDIHSYKREQAESSTNMVSILITQSQGTISEEEAIRQIKEMMESKRRELLGMVLQNKESQLPQVCKDLFWTTINAAYSIHTHGDGYRFPEEFKNHINDVIYKPLNQYSP
- the LOC142169412 gene encoding cis-abienol synthase, chloroplastic-like isoform X8, which produces MILGLRSKIIPLPDHKLGNIKLGSVTNAICHRPCRVRCSHSTASSMEEAKERIRETFGKIELSPSSYDTAWVAMVPSRYSMNQPCFPQCLDWILENQREDGSWGLNPSHPLLVKDSLSSTLASLLALRKWRIGDNQVQRGLGFIETHGWAVDNKDQISPLGFEIIFPCMINYAEKLNLDLPLDPNLVNMMLCERELTIERALKNEFEGNMANVEYFAEGLGELCHWKEMMLRQRHNGSLFDSPATTAAALIYHQYDEKCFGYLNSILKLHDNWVPTICPTKIHSNLFLVDALQNLGVDRYFKTEVKRVLDEIYRLWLEKNEEIFSDVAHCAMAFRLLRMNNYEVSSVELEGFVDQEHFFTTSSGKLMNHVAILELHRASQVAIHERKDHILDKISTWTRNFMEQKLLDKHIPDRSKKEMEFAMRKFYGTFDRVETRRYIESYKMDSFKILKAAYRWEGYSTVGFRSERVRIFFLALYKMVEEIAAKAETKQGRCVKDHLINLWIDMLKCMLVELDLWKIKSTTPSIEEYLSVACVTIGVPCFVLTSLYLLGPKLSKDVIESSEVSALCNCTAAVARLINDIHSYKREQAESSTNMVSILITQSQGTISEEEAIRQIKEMMESKRRELLGMVLQNKESQLPQVCKDLFWTTINAAYSIHTHGDGYRFPEEFKNHINDVIYKPLNQYSP
- the LOC142169412 gene encoding cis-abienol synthase, chloroplastic-like isoform X6 → MILGLRSKIIPLPDHKLGNIKLGSVTKDAICHRPCRVRCSHSTASSMEEAKERIRETFGKIELSPSSYDTAWVAMVPSRYSMNQPCFPQCLDWILENQREDGSWGLNPSHPLLVKDSLSSTLASLLALRKWRIGDNQVQRGLGFIETHGWAVDNKDQISPLGFEIIFPCMINYAEKLNLDLPLDPNLVNMMLCERELTIERALKNEFEGNMANVEYFAEGLGELCHWKEMMLRQRHNGSLFDSPATTAAALIYHQYDEKCFGYLNSILKLHDNWVPTICPTKIHSNLFLVDALQNLGVDRYFKTEVKRVLDEIYRLWLEKNEEIFSDVAHCAMAFRLLRMNNYEVSSELEGFVDQEHFFTTSSGKLMNHVAILELHRASQVAIHERKDHILDKISTWTRNFMEQKLLDKHIPDRSKKEMEFAMRKFYGTFDRVETRRYIESYKMDSFKILKAAYRSSGINNIDLLKFSEHDFNLCQTRHKEELQQMKRWEGYSTVGFRSERVRIFFLALYKMVEEIAAKAETKQGRCVKDHLINLWIDMLKCMLVELDLWKIKSTTPSIEEYLSVACVTIGVPCFVLTSLYLLGPKLSKDVIESSEVSALCNCTAAVARLINDIHSYKREQAESSTNMVSILITQSQGTISEEEAIRQIKEMMESKRRELLGMVLQNKESQLPQVCKDLFWTTINAAYSIHTHGDGYRFPEEFKNHINDVIYKPLNQYSP
- the LOC142169412 gene encoding cis-abienol synthase, chloroplastic-like isoform X1, which translates into the protein MILGLRSKIIPLPDHKLGNIKLGSVTKDAICHRPCRVRCSHSTASSMEEAKERIRETFGKIELSPSSYDTAWVAMVPSRYSMNQPCFPQCLDWILENQREDGSWGLNPSHPLLVKDSLSSTLASLLALRKWRIGDNQVQRGLGFIETHGWAVDNKDQISPLGFEIIFPCMINYAEKLNLDLPLDPNLVNMMLCERELTIERALKNEFEGNMANVEYFAEGLGELCHWKEMMLRQRHNGSLFDSPATTAAALIYHQYDEKCFGYLNSILKLHDNWVPTICPTKIHSNLFLVDALQNLGVDRYFKTEVKRVLDEIYRLWLEKNEEIFSDVAHCAMAFRLLRMNNYEVSSVELEGFVDQEHFFTTSSGKLMNHVAILELHRASQVAIHERKDHILDKISTWTRNFMEQKLLDKHIPDRSKKEMEFAMRKFYGTFDRVETRRYIESYKMDSFKILKAAYRSSGINNIDLLKFSEHDFNLCQTRHKEELQQMKRWFTDCKLEQVGLSQQYLYTSYFIIAAILFEPEYADARLAYAKYAIIITAVDDFFDCFICKEELQNIIELVERWEGYSTVGFRSERVRIFFLALYKMVEEIAAKAETKQGRCVKDHLINLWIDMLKCMLVELDLWKIKSTTPSIEEYLSVACVTIGVPCFVLTSLYLLGPKLSKDVIESSEVSALCNCTAAVARLINDIHSYKREQAESSTNMVSILITQSQGTISEEEAIRQIKEMMESKRRELLGMVLQNKESQLPQVCKDLFWTTINAAYSIHTHGDGYRFPEEFKNHINDVIYKPLNQYSP